The nucleotide sequence ttgcaggtttatcagcgtCGTCCTCATTTTGCTTTGCCGCCGACCAAAACTGACACTGCTATAggcacatctttggagccaagtccttTGTCGTTTCCTCCGGTCTCATCTCCTGACTCTGATGTTCTTATTGCACTTCGAAAGGAtatgcgttccactcgtaatccttcttCTCACTACGTTTCTTTGAGCTATCATCGTCTTTCCCCCtcctattattattgtctgtcttccttttcgtctgtttctcttccaaagactgcaggtgatgtctttgcccatccaggatggaaacagactatgcttgatgaaatgagtgccttacagagcagtgggacttgggacctcgttcctctacctcTTGGAAAGtcagtggttggttgtcgatgggtgtttacggtgaaagttggtgtagacggcacggttgatcggcttaaggctcgtcttgtcgctAAAGGTTATACTCAGATATTTGGGTTGGATTATGGAGACATcttttctcctgttgccaagatgtcttctgtacgtctttttctgtctattgctgcaattcgccattggccctttcatcaattggacatcaaaaatgcattcttacatggtgacctgctcgaggaagtctacatggagcaacctccgtgttttgttgctcagggggagtcttctggtcttgtatgtcgctagcggaaatctttatatggtctcaagcagtcacccaaaacatggttcagtagatttagtaccgtaattcaacagtttggcatgactcaaggcgaggctgatcattctgtcttttatcgtcactcatctactggttgcatctatttagtagtttatgttgatgatattatcataacaggtaatgatcatcttgggatttcacaagtaaaacatcttttcaaacatttctAGACAAAGGATctcggcaaactcaaatatttcctAGGGATAGAAGTGGCACAATCTAAAGATggatcattatatcccaaaggaagtatgctatggatattctggaagaaacaggaatgttaaacttaaagacagtcgacaatctcatggatcctaatgtcaagctcctgcCAAATCAGGGGGAGTCTCTTTCAGATCCTGAACGATACAGGCAAttggtagggaaactaagctaccttactgtcactcgtccggatatctcatttgcagtaagtgtagtaagtcagtttcttagctctccgtgcaaagaacattgggatgtCGTGACTCGCATTATTCGATATATCAGGGGTGCACCAGGTAAGGGTCTTCTATATGAGgacaaaggacatactcaagTTGTGGGGTATTCTGATGTAGATTAAGCAggatctccctctgatagaagatctacttctagattttgtatatttgtagaggcagaatatcgagctatgactattgctagtcaagaacttatatggttaaaacagttgcttcaggaactaaggtttggagaggttatacaaatgtcactcatatgtgacaaccaggccgctatgcatattgcctcaaatccagtcttccatgagaggacaaagcatattgaagttgactgtcactttgtcagGGAAAAAGTCATATCTAGAGAAATTttactagttttgtcaactcaaatgatcagctagcagatatattcactaagtcactTAGAGGTCCTcgaattgactacatatgtaacaagcttggtgtatatgatctatattctcaagcttgagggggagtgttagaataattataagggtatttttgtcttttttttaggttttgctttgaacAACTCTTTTCTATGTATCATCACTTTACCCGAGTTTGCTATCATATTTACCTTTGTGTCTAcctattttgtctcttgtacacataaaattattgtatctactacctccattattCTACTAGTCAGGGTTCCTATGTTTCATGTTtcaaatcttagactattagtcttataatttttgtttttatccaacatatggtgtgagaactcttgcctatttaacatcAAGATTAGTGGTCCTTGCCGATATATTGCAGTCGGATCCTGCAACATGCACTAAATGAGCAATAAAGGCCGGTAAAAGAATAAATTGACAATAAAGGCCGAGCAAAAAGGAAAAATCCTATGAAGGCTAacaaaaagaataataaaaagataACAATAAAGTGAAGGCCCGTAAAAGGAATACTATAAAGAGACAATAGAGGGCAGAAGATGCAGTAAAGGAAATAACAATGTGATGATAAGGAGAGAAGGAAAAGAGAAATTAATGTGAGTTAGGAGATTATTGGATTAGGATTTTGATTGAAAGTGTCACaggaaaccaaaaaaaaaaaatagaatagaagaagaggaaaaaggatAAAACTTATAATtgagaagaataaaagaaaacaaattttaaaatatgaaaattgTGGGGAGAgaaagaatataaaaataaacactCATAATAGGAAAAATCAAAAACAAGGATGAGTTAAAGAAGTAAAAGAACAATAAAAAGACTGAGATAAAGAAGATAAAATACATAAAGATGAgaataaaatattaaaagaagTTATCAAGAACATGAAGCAATAAGAGAAACTGTATTTCCCAAAGCAAATAGTTATTATTGCCAACCTTGATGGGTAGAAAATATATCATGTTCATTGGTAAGGAAGAAACTTGTGTAGCTGAGTTATTTCTCAAGTCGaggatacaacaacaacaacaacaacaaccaagccttttcccactaagtggggtcggctaTTTCTCAAGTCGAGGATGGTGATGAAATTTTAGACATTTTTTGtatttgttaatttttttgttttttacacATTAAGTAGAAAAATATATAAGGTTAAGAGGCGACAttggaaaggaaaagaaaatcaaATAAGACAAGCTAATGATAATAGAAAGATATAAGCAAGTAGAAGGACTAGAGCAAATGAAAATAAGATAAGAGGATACAAAGATAAAGAGAGAATTGAATATGACTAAAGTATAgaatataaaagaaagaaaaggaatgaATTAACTTCTTATTTATCAGGAAAGAATAAGGTGAGAGGGAACCAAAACAAATATGAAAGTGCAAACGATTTGTGGATGAGGGCGATGTTGAAGCTTGAGGATGAATGTGAATTAAAGGATAACTAATACTAGAACTAAATCATCGAGTTTTGACTCTTATACCACGCTAAAAATTGGAAATTATATTAACTaaaaacttatctcatgcataggATCCTAACACCTTTTTATAGATTGTTAACATGACTTATTCTAGTCTTTCTAATAAAAATCTTAAAAACTTTAACAaacttttctaaagtgacttATCTAAAATTAGTAATCAGACTTATATAAAAAAGAACTAGTTATGCTATGATAGTCCATAATTTATGGAATATTTTCTACTTATATATAGTTACAAAATTATGATTACCCacacaaaatttatttttagttgACCCAGAATTCCAAAACAAGACTTTAGTTGAGCAACTTTTAAATTTGGTTTACTCACCTTCATTTGAAGGTGTACCTAAAGTTTGTCACAGTTGGTCAACCATCCATAAGTTTAGGGTTGACCATAAAGACAACTCTTTAACATATTTTTTTTGGTAATCCAGGTATCCAGCTCTTATGATTTGACTAATCCCGGAGGTGACCAGCCCGGTCCTACGaaagtttcccaccggccactATGGTAAATCGGAAATAGCAGATTGGTCCGGGCAAACAACCTAGCGTCATAAGTTTTCCCAACTCGCTAGGTGTAATGTGTCTAGACGAGATTTGAACTCTCGTTGCCTAGGGAGCTCGTCCCACCTCTTACCAAATTTTATTTAGAAGCTTAATCATATCATTGAAATCATCTATCTAAAAGAAAACTAATCTTACAACAATCAAACCCAAGGGTTTTGAGGTTTTATTTTTAAGCTTGATGAGCATTCACAAGTTTGAAGTTCCTCGCAACTCCACATTTGATTCAAAAAGTTGATTATTCAGAAGTCTATTATCCAATTTAAATACCTTATTCTCCAAATCACATGAACAATTGTGCGCATTTCATACGCATAATCAAATACAAGCAATTAATTTAAATCAcattgtcaaaccatcaaaacattaTAGATAGACCAAATTCTGAGAAATCATtgttgcaacaacaaatgtgtcATTTCCATCTATGACTAAAAAAAAAGCGTAGtccgatgcacgaagctcccgtcaatGCAAAGTCCATAGGAAAAGTCAATTGTACGAAGCTCCATCTATGACTAAACCTAAATaaatttactaattaatcttACCATATACATAGAGGGAAGTCTAGTGCACGAAGTTCCCGCCATGCAGGATCTCGGGGAAAGATCCATTGTATGTAGCTTTACCCCGCTTTTTGCAAGCGGTTGTTTCTAGAATTCGAACTCGtgatcttttggtcacaaagcaataactttacctttgcgccaaggctccccttcaatctTACCATATACATAGTGAATAAAAATAGAGGTAGTACACTTCTTAAAAAGAATCAAGTCTTAACATATACATAATGAATAAAAATAGAGCTAGTACACTTCTATCAGATGGGCTATTCACGAATCAAGCGATTAGGTGGCTGTTGGATTTTATTTACACTTgtataacaaatatatatatttgagcTGTCATCTTCTCCTTAGATTTGAAGGTAAGTCTAATCAGGTAGCCGGATTATGCATGCAGGTTGGTGCAAATATACTCAAATTGACAAGTATCCATCACATATCTATTctcttaaaatttcttttgcaaccttcctcaaaaataaatttaacaacaAAAGGTACTTAGATGGGTTTTTCCTTGCATATATGTTATTCATATACTTCTCCAATGTCTTCATcctctttattatttttaatgtcTTCTTGTTGATGACCAACCTGATTTTTTCAACTAACATTTATGTATCTATTATATGTTCTATATCTGAGGCAAAGTCAGATTCTAATCTGATCTTATTCCTCTGTTCGTTTGATTGTAGTTATTTTCAAGTAGTTATCTGCTGTATGATTTTGTCTCGTGAAGTACTAGGGATTATCTGGGTTCAACAATGCCAAACACCTTTGAGATGTTATGCCAAAAATAGGCCCTCCTGTGGAATTTGCAAGGATAGGAAATTCATGCACACTGATTGCTTTGCCAGGTTGAGGAGCAGAAATAGATATTTTTAACAGGTGTGGATGAATAGATTTTGAATCATTTGCGCTTTAGTCTTAAACATGATAAAATCAACACAAATCAATTAACGTAATTGATACTATACGAGACTTCAATGGAGGAATATGATTTATGTAGTTGATCTCAAATAGTTGGGACAAAGACAACTTGAAAATATGACACTTTATCAGACTACCATAGGTAGTTAAAGATAAAAAGAACGCTTAGAGAACACAATCATTGGACTGATCATTGGCTTGCGTCTACAATGCTTAACATATCAAGATATTCAAGCAATTGCTTACTTGGTTCTTGtcaatccagggaatcagtcaCCTATTTTACACATTATCTCCCACCTATGGGGAGGTTCTTTTTGGCTAAAGGATTAACAAAAATATCAATGGTCATACTAAGATATGGTGGTTTTTTCTGTTTTTCTTCTTGATACTCTTTCCCCTTACTCCACTAGCGTGTACCTATTCTTGTGGATTTGTTCCAACTTAGCTATCTTTTCTCATTCGAATGTTTTTGGGTTGGCGAAGCTCATAAGTTTATTAAAGTGTTCTATAAATTGTCATTATTCAGGCTTGGTGCAAGAATTCTATTTCTTCAACTTTTCGCCAACAGTTTATCAAATAAGGACTTTTTCTTATCTGTTGACTTATATATTGAGAACAATTTGTCAAAATTGGAAGAGTTAAAACCCAGACTCTATTGGTAGATATCTTAAAATGTGACTTTCATGGTTAagtaaaattttatgaaaatccctagatttattagaattaatatataattaacgTTTTAATAGTGCTGCATATCTATCATTCATAACAGCTGACTATTTATGAGATTAATTCTACTTAGTAGTCAAGTTATGAACTTTCTCACTAGACAAACTATGGAGTTCTTTGAAAAAGAATGAGAAGTCTACAAACTCCAATACTCTCCAAATAATGGAGAAGAAAATGTAACACCTATGCTCTTGCTTTAATATAGCTTATTGTCGGTTTTGAAATGTTCAGTTTCTTTGGTTTTACTGGTCAACAAAGACAAGAATATAAGCTTGCTCATTCACTTTGTATAAGAATGGGAATTGGAGTTCAGTCCTGGAAAGCTATATGTGAATTTAATTCTTGCATGTTTCAACTTGTTCCAGTTAAAATCTAGCTCAGGCAAACAAGCGGAGAAAAAATGCAGTACAGCCGAGAGGCATATTAGTTTAAGTCTTCTTCAGCGGTACTTTTCTGGAAGTCTCAAGGATGCTGCAAAGAGTATTGGTGGTGAGCTTTACATTTGTACTTGTTTTGATACAATAGCATTTATTTATCATATAAAAAATGTGAATTTCTTAGCTAAAGCTTTGTAGCATACAAAGTAGTACTTATGATATGGGATAATCTATTCTAAGTTGTTGATGCTTGCTACATTTTCAACTTAAAGATAATAGCTTGTAGCAAGAAGCCTTCATTTCAACTACATACTCTTTAAAAGGTTTTGATAATGCTGCAGTTTGTCCTACGACACTTAAAAGGATATGCAGACGGCATGGAATTTTAAGATGGCCATCTCGCAAGATAAAAAAGGTCAACCATTCATTGCAAAAAATCCAAAATGTAATAAATTCTGTACAAGGAGTGGAGGGAGCAATAAAATTTGATCCTTCTACTGGGTGCCTTGTTGCATCAGTCTCCTCTGCAGAAAAACCAGCATCcttaaccctagagtcaacaggTAAAGATCATGTGTCAGCCTCTTCTTTTCACCATATCGAGAATGAGCATGCTGTTGACAAAATGAAGCCAGATAGATCTTCTCTTGTCGGACACCAGGGAGATAGTACAGTCCAGTTAAAATGTGATACAGATGAAATTGTCCATTTTTCAAATGACTCTAGCAGAGGCTTGGATTGGACTTGTGCCGATGCTGGTCTGGTGCCAAATGCTAGAATTCACACCTCAGTTGACTGGTTGTCATATCCTAGAGATATATCTGACTGTTCATATTTTCCAAAAGAAATAGGCTGCCCAGGAAGCAATGGTGTCTCAAGTTTGGTGAAATTGGAAGGTCAGTTTGTTTCAGGAAGCTCAAGTTCTGCTATACTTAGTAAAAATCAAATGAATTCCGAAGCAGATGGTGGGAACCTAGAAAACAGcaatccttcttcttcttccagcaTGACGGACTCTTCTAGTGATAGTGCATTACATCACTCCAGCTTTAGAAAGAGTGGGATATCAATCTCCAAAACTTTGCCATTTGTTACAGTGAAGGCTACTTACAAGGAAGACACTGTCAGATTCAAGTACTTTCCATCTATTGGTAGCCACTACTTGTTTGAGGAAGTCGGAAGGAGATTCAAATTGCCGGGAGGGACTTTCCAGCTAAAATACTTGGATGATGAGAAAGAGTGGGTTTTGTTGGAGAATGATGCTGATTTTCAGGAATGCATTGATATACTGGAGAATATCGGATCACAAAGTATAAAACTGCAAGTTCGAGATGTGCCTTATAACGTTGGTAGCTCCGGCAGTAGCAACTGTCTAAAATTGTGAATTTGAGGAAAAAAAACAGTATGAAGTCTGGCTTTGTTGATCCAGCAATGTGCGGTCAGTCTTAGGTACTTTGTTAGGGGGAACAAAGGTGTTCCTTGTATTAGCACTCACTCCTTGTAGAATAGTTAAGCAGTATAGAACTCCTGTTAGTTAGCAAAGTTCTTTATGAGTCTCTTGTATATATTTTGTAgtcaccttttttttttaaatttccgtgTATCATTCTAAGTGGTTTACTTCTTATTTGCCAGTGAAATTTGGTAAAGCCAATCACTGACTTTTTTCAACAGGGTCAAGTATTTTTGCCTAGCCCAATCATTTGCTCTTGATTGCATTAGGTCATAACATTTGCATCAGGAATGGCAAATTTTGGTATGAGAACCTGACAGTACTTATTTTGACAGAATAATTCCTTCCTTATGCTCAACATGAACAGAATGTAGTTGTTATATTTGCATGACCATGGTCTTGTACATGATCTCACATGCATTTTGGAGGCTCTAATGTAAATACTAGAGTGCATCTAGATGAAAGATTCCCCTAAAAGCATATAGATGAAAGATTAAAGTGACAGTACCTTATGAATGATCTCatattccttatttatttctgcatGTTCACAATGCTTGAGATTCATTGAATCTGTGTAGCCTACGAGGAAGATAGATCAACGTTATTTGTGATTTCAGTAATGCTGTGAATTTGTTTCGTAGAGAAACCAGCATTCCTCTTGTCATCTCTGTGCTGCAGGATGGATTTGTTGCATCTGtcagtgaaaaaaaaaaacttgtcatTATGGTAGCAAACAACTGAAAGAATTATTCTTACTTTTCTGGTTTTCAGAAACAATTTTATGTGTTGAACTTGTTGAACTGCTCTAGTTTTCCGCTTGCAGAATTTGACAATTGAGCAGGGTTGATCAATGGCGAACAAAAAGCCTCAAATACTTTCCAACAATCAAAGGACTCAAAAGTCAAAACTGTAATACTCAGCAGTGGACGACCCACAGGTACAATTTCTccaatatcaaatatcaaaagatCGATTTCAGTAGATGTCAAGAACTTGACCGTAACTTTTTCCCTATTACATACTAATGAACATGGTAAAATTCTTTTAAGTTTAGCCTAATCCTTAACAATgccatttttctctcatttttgctTGTTTTGTACTATTAAAGCCTTGTTCAGCTAAATGTAAAATCATCTGAATTTCTTTGACAACTTTGTTTGTTCATGATTTGTGGACACTTGCTTGTGATCAAACTAGTGAGTATTTAAAAAGTGGTCTAGGAAGCAAGCCCCATGCACCTACGCATTTCTACTACAAATGGCCCTTTTAGGCAGTTCTTAGAGGAGATGGGTTAGGCTGGATGTCATGTGGCAACacaagaaaaaacaaaaagaaaaatagtaGTTTGGGTTCGTTTGTTTTATGTAAAATACTTTTTGTTCTGTCAACCTCAGTTTAATTGGTTGAGTTTTAAATTGATGACGAGGAGGACTCGAACTCCTCTTCAAGTTCTAATACATTATTCACTCATGTTTTAATGTGGAATTCCAAATAAGCACTTGCAAGAGAATCTATTTTGTAGATTTATGGAAGAGACATAGCTATCGCCAGTTCAACATTCCTaggtttttagttttttttagatAAGGTAAATATAAGTGCTAGGTGTTCAAAAAGTGAAACACATAACTTTAGTGAAAATCCTATCCACATTAGATGCATCACCATCAAAATTACATCGATTTTGCGCTTGCCAAATAACATATATCATACACGACCTGTCCACATTCGGTACATCACCTTCAAATTTACACTGAATTTGCGCTTACCAAATGACATAAATCATACATGGCATAGCTACAAACCTATCCTTGGTGAGATGACTATTCTCTTGAATCCTCCTCTTGAAGACCTGCATTATTCTTTTGGTCGTGCTCATGTAACACATTCCCAACCAAGCCCGCACTTTGGCCCATAGAACCATGCTGATCGGGCATCGAAAGAAGAGGTGATTGAAGGTCTCGTTCGCATCTTGACACAACGGTAATGTCTTGCATTGTACATCTGGTTTCCGGTCCTTGGTCCGTAGCCTTTCATGTGCGAAGAGCCACAAAGTGAAACTGTGCTTCGGCATGAGGTAAAATTtccaaacatttgaccaaaacaATGCTATGCAGACCAAAGAAATCTAGCCTTTCATAATTTTCCATTCCATGCTCATGTTATGTGTGTCATTTGTTGTTCTTCATAGATTTTTTACTAAAACCCAGGAACAATTATACATAATAAATAATAATGAATGTCTATATCGGCTTGACTTGTCATCTTGTGGAGGAGGGGCTCGCTCAGTTCAGCTCAAAGCCTTCATCATCAACATCAAATACATAGAATTCTATAGTGTTTGACTAGCCATCCTCAAATGCTTATAGAtcatctcttcttcctccttcattGGTTCATAGTGAAAATCATCCTCCTTAATTTCCAAATCGTATTAATCTTCCTTTTCCACAAGTCATACAATAGTTCAACTTCTTATCAATGTacattgtgttagagtgtatactaaaagtctaattttttttataaacatttatttagaaataagaatctcattagtcaaatgtctacatttatatgttaggtgtagttgttcaattaatttatattgtagataacatggtgtgtggtgtcacacatagaagatcatgctatcggttctttataaattataaacagtagctcacgactaaaatagaaaaaaataaaccattagaatagtcgtagtgtaatttggtattagtttatcttaactataaaattgcactagtacaatctgagtgtattgagcaggaccatttaaggtaagttctttttatgctgacttaacaaaagaacaagaccttagttattatggaagtgtgtgttcttaatcctaatataataacaagcacatatatttagtatttatttctttgacttatcagaagagggtgagatttagctcgataaatcaataggtccgataagttgggaaatgatattacttatagtatgtgttgttgattatagaaggaaactgtgtcctagtaatctaggttgataatgtccccaagaggagctcataaagattaccatgttaaaccctgcaggtggacttagtccgatatgacgataaggttgagtggtactactcttggactaagatattaattaaagagagttgtcagtaactcatttaattagtggacattcgacatcttaaacacagggagactaacacactcataataagaaggagcccaaaatgtaatttgggattggtgcggtagttcaataataattctttagtggtatgaattattattgatggaattaagttggatgttcggggcgaacacgggaagtttaatttcatcgggagaccaaaatcaatttctcctctcggtccctatcgtagcctcttgtatatagagaattatacccaccgcatacccacttcttacccacccttaggtggccggccaatctagcttggagcccaagctagggtcagccaaagctaagggtggagccaatttaaggtggtcggccaaagcttggatcccaagcttaggtggccgaccactagaaaataaaagagattttatttaaaatcttttcttatgtggatatcatggttttaaaagagagagtttaaaatttaaatctttccttttatagctttctacaaaagattaagtgaaagatttgatatctttccttatttgtagttaaaaggaagattttaatttttttataaaactttcttttttgtaaccatgttcatgatttaaaaagagagttttaaaattaaatatttccttttataagtttctacaaaagattaagaaaagatttgatatctttccttatttgtagattgaaaggatgattttaattttagagaaaacttttctttttggaaatcatccacatgttttgatagagatattttaatttataaaatttccttttataaccaaccataaagggaaaaattattagagaaatttttattaaaaatttccggaaacaaattaggaagttttaattcttgtgttaaaactttccttgcttggagctatgaggtggccgaccatgtggatttaagaaaaggaaattggttttaattaaattttccttttcatgaaaaaaaaaataaggaagtttttatttaaattttctttatttgccaagaccaaggattataaaagagggggtaggggtgcattcatgggtgacaactctattctattttcctccctttcttccttggtggtggccggccctagttcTTGCTCTTCTCctattctcttcttctttggtggccggcagcATCATCCCTTGGAGCCTTGTGGcagtggccggatcttgcttcgaggagaaggagagaaaggagattttgtttctagcatcccttggagcttggtggtggtggccgaaactcttcatctcaaggagaggagcttggccgaaacttgtaaggaggaagaagaagggtttgggtggttctcatctcggtagatcgttgctcacactacgtccgagataagaagaggaatacggtagaagatcaagaggtcgttgcatacaaagaaaggtatgactagtaattgttttctgcatcatactagtttttctttgtatgaattccaaacacaagagacatataattctaggtttcgaatttgtgattcaagtttgtgtttttttttcgaatttgtgattcgattgttctttttggttaaacctagggttatataaggaaattaaatattagatttcattgaaaggctttgtctaggaaatagcggttgctcccatatccaagaaggcctagtgtctcaccatgtttaacctggaagccgatttctgaaattaatatttaattgaatttataacataggtggatttggatcaataatgttaagcatcgtttgtgatccaagtctaaacta is from Zingiber officinale cultivar Zhangliang chromosome 7B, Zo_v1.1, whole genome shotgun sequence and encodes:
- the LOC122004671 gene encoding protein NLP2-like gives rise to the protein MENTWATLLCVPTKVLTMPSSVPVDSSALVSRHKGPPPRKGGKGCPWCDHCHRLGHTIDKCWRLHGCPPRTAQVVQSSVASSASTPQSTPDSTPTPSYTDFLKWFEDRQASGSTTTIAHAGTSFAGISRSSGPWVLNSGAVNHITGNKSLFSSLTTSGNLPMVTMDRSTGRMIVFGCESHGLYQLQQPSFVGSVAASPLLIHAQLRHPEWELEFSPGKLYVNLILACFNLFQLKSSSGKQAEKKCSTAERHISLSLLQRYFSGSLKDAAKSIGVCPTTLKRICRRHGILRWPSRKIKKVNHSLQKIQNVINSVQGVEGAIKFDPSTGCLVASVSSAEKPASLTLESTGKDHVSASSFHHIENEHAVDKMKPDRSSLVGHQGDSTVQLKCDTDEIVHFSNDSSRGLDWTCADAGLVPNARIHTSVDWLSYPRDISDCSYFPKEIGCPGSNGVSSLVKLEGQFVSGSSSSAILSKNQMNSEADGGNLENSNPSSSSSMTDSSSDSALHHSSFRKSGISISKTLPFVTVKATYKEDTVRFKYFPSIGSHYLFEEVGRRFKLPGGTFQLKYLDDEKEWVLLENDADFQECIDILENIGSQSIKLQVRDVPYNVGSSGSSNCLKL
- the LOC122004672 gene encoding uncharacterized protein LOC122004672 — translated: MPKHSFTLWLFAHERLRTKDRKPDVQCKTLPLCQDANETFNHLFFRCPISMVLWAKVRAWLGMCYMSTTKRIMQVFKRRIQENSHLTKDRCNKSILQHRDDKRNAGFSTKQIHSITEITNNVDLSSS